Proteins encoded together in one Chitinophaga varians window:
- a CDS encoding response regulator transcription factor: protein MNMQTHVNKNPRILLAEDDKVLGEIVKKNLESIGYQVEHCMDGEDAWEEFQRKRYDMLLVDIVMPRKNGFQLAKDVRSKNTLVPIFFLSAEKTMDADRLDGFKLGADGYIVKPFSLLELQRRVKAFLKWTRPPKSELLIGHIVGDHTFNYRKMKVYPRDSQTAYVATFSPTEAKLLRYFFNRPNVIIKKDELLMKLWGRDDVTSSRSMDVFIGKIRKQIKIEPRLNLETIFNVGMRLNVPKDLLLQKITIPITNQAKQ, encoded by the coding sequence ATGAATATGCAAACCCACGTGAATAAGAACCCCCGCATTTTGCTGGCAGAAGACGACAAGGTACTGGGGGAAATCGTCAAAAAAAACCTGGAAAGCATCGGTTATCAGGTAGAGCACTGTATGGACGGTGAAGACGCATGGGAGGAATTCCAGCGTAAACGATATGACATGCTGCTGGTGGACATTGTGATGCCCAGGAAAAACGGCTTTCAGCTCGCGAAGGACGTACGCAGCAAAAACACACTGGTGCCCATCTTCTTCCTTTCTGCCGAAAAAACCATGGACGCCGACAGGCTCGACGGCTTTAAGCTGGGCGCAGACGGCTACATCGTGAAACCTTTCAGTCTCCTCGAGCTGCAAAGGCGGGTGAAAGCCTTCCTCAAATGGACCCGCCCCCCCAAAAGTGAACTGCTGATCGGCCACATAGTAGGCGACCATACGTTCAATTACCGCAAAATGAAAGTATACCCCCGCGACAGCCAGACAGCCTACGTGGCCACGTTTTCCCCCACAGAAGCCAAGCTGCTGCGTTATTTCTTTAATCGCCCCAATGTAATTATCAAAAAAGACGAACTGCTGATGAAACTCTGGGGACGTGACGATGTCACCTCCAGCCGCAGTATGGACGTATTTATCGGAAAGATCCGTAAACAGATAAAGATCGAGCCAAGGCTCAACCTGGAAACGATCTTTAACGTAGGCATGCGCCTCAATGTCCCTAAAGACCTCCTGTTGCAAAAGATCACCATCCCCATTACCAATCAGGCAAAACAATAG